GGTGATGCCCTGCGCGGTGCAGGCGAGCACAACCCCGTCTTGCTTCGGACAGCTGAGCGGGATCGGGCTCAGTACATTGAAGAGCCCGGTCCCTAGGTTCCTGAGAATCGAAATGGAAGGGCTGCTTTTGGTACCCTGGTTTATCACTGCTATGTCCGGCCCGCCGCTGAGGTTGACAACAGTGAGGCCCACCGCGCCTATACCAACCGTGTAGTTCACGGCCACTGGGGTTCCGAGGCCTGTTTTACCACTGAGGAGAATACTGACAGAGCCAGCGCCAGTGCCTCCTGCTGCCAGGGCGGCGACATCAGCGATGTCATCACCATTGAAATCAGCGGTTGCGATGGCGCTCGCGTTTGGAACGACCGGAAGGCTCAGTTGCCTGGTAAACAGCGTCTTGTGCCCTGAGGTAGACCATGAGTTGTACAGCGGGGTTACCGTATTGGCAGGACCGTTTGCGGTAACCAAGTCGGCGTTCCCCTGACTAGTGAAGCTTCCAGTCGCGATATCCAGCGGCCCTTTAAAATCCACCGGTATCATTCCTGTTGTCGGCACAGGGCCGAACGTTCCGTTTCCGTTGCCGGGAATTACGAACACTCTAGCTCCGGCGTTGTCGACAACTGCTATGTCGTTGATAGCGTGTCCGCCAGCGGTCTTCTGTCCGTAAAAGGCACCAGCGGTCACTCCGCGCAGAGCGGCGACGCCTGTTGGTAGGACGACATTGATGACGGTTTGAAAGTCACCGTCTGGCAAAACGAATAAGGCCGTAACCGACGGGCTGAGCGAACTGCTCACTACGACGTCTGGGATGCCGTCATCGTTGAAATCGGCTTTAGCTACATACGTCGGCCCTTTGGCCACAGGTCGCGCAGGGCCTGGGATGAACTGCCATTGGGCCTGGGAGCCATGACTGAACAGCAACGCGCAAGCAATTCCGAATGAGTATACGCAGAGACTTCGTCTCATGTAGAATCTCCTAGCTTCTCCCAGCCGGCCAGCGCTGGCTTGCCTGTCTGGGACATCGAGGCGAGCGTTAGCAATGATATGGTGCTCTCTAACGAGATCTTATTCTGTAATAGACCGGCTTTGTTTGTCAAACGAAAACGCTGCCGCGGGCGAGAAAGCGGTGTCCGCCAACGCATGCGAACGCGCATGACGGCCAGCCCCCGTTGGCACCGCACAAACCCTGGAATCGGCCGCCGGGGAGGTGGTAGGAAAGAATGGTCGCCGTCGCCTCGCTGAAGCGAGCGGTGGGCGGGAGGGAAGCATGTTCGCTTTCGATATGAGTCCGGAGCAGCGGGAAATGAAGGACCTTGCCAGGAAATTTGCGGCCGAGGAGATCATTCCCGTCGCAGCGAAGTTCGACGAGGAGGAAAAGTTCCCCGAAGCCGTCTGCCGCAAGGCCTGGGAGCTTGGCCTCATGAACCTCGAGGTGCCCAAAGAGTTCGGAGGCCCCGGACTCGGTGTGCTGGACACTATCTTGATCCTGGAAGAGTTGAACTACGGCTGCGCGGGTATCACCAACGCGCTGGCAGCGAACGGACTTGCCGCCGTCCCGTTGCTGTTGGCGGGAAACGACGAGCAGAAAAAGTACTACTTGGGCCAATTGGCGCGCGAGTTTTCCTTTGCGGCGTTCTGTACCACGGAGCCCGGCGCAGGCTCGGACGTGGCCGGGATGTCGACCTCCTATCGCCGCGTCGGGGATGAGTACGTGTTGAACGGGGTGAAACACTTCATTTCAAACGGCACCGTGGCGAGCTGGTACGTCGCGTTTGCGACCAGCGACAAAAGCCTGCGCCACAAGGGCATCTCGTGTTTCGTTGTTCCTGCTGACCTCCCGGGCATTCGAAAGAATCGGATGAAGGACAAACTGGGGCAGCGCGCCGCCGACACCGGTGAGGTCGTGTTCGAAGACGTCAAGGTGCCGCGAAACTCCCTAGTGGGGGAAGAAGGCCAGGGCTTCCGCATCGCGATGCAGACGTTCGATCGCACGCGTCCCGAAATCGGTGCGATCGCCATCGGCATCTCACAACGCGCCTTTGACGAGGCCAGCAAGTACGCTTTGGAACG
This DNA window, taken from Candidatus Binatia bacterium, encodes the following:
- a CDS encoding acyl-CoA dehydrogenase family protein, with amino-acid sequence MFAFDMSPEQREMKDLARKFAAEEIIPVAAKFDEEEKFPEAVCRKAWELGLMNLEVPKEFGGPGLGVLDTILILEELNYGCAGITNALAANGLAAVPLLLAGNDEQKKYYLGQLAREFSFAAFCTTEPGAGSDVAGMSTSYRRVGDEYVLNGVKHFISNGTVASWYVAFATSDKSLRHKGISCFVVPADLPGIRKNRMKDKLGQRAADTGEVVFEDVKVPRNSLVGEEGQGFRIAMQTFDRTRPEIGAIAIGISQRAFDEASKYALERRQFGQPIANFQAIQFMLADMAIDIEAMRLLTYKAAWMIDQGAAASIVSSYAKAFGADATMRIATDAVQVFGGYGYMKEYPVEKLMRDAKLLQIYEGTSQIQRVVIARNLLKQG